A window of Bdellovibrio svalbardensis genomic DNA:
TCCCCGCAGCCAAACCACCCACAGCGGCAAGTTTTTCATTCTGACGAGCGGCAAATTCAAGCTGACGCACTTTCGTCAAATCATCGAACAAAGCTATCGAAAGATGGGCTTGCAATTCAGGACTGTAGACTTTGGAGATCGTCATACCCAGAATTTTTGCAGCCTGCTGCGGATCCAAACTATAGCGAACATCACCTTTGTACAAAGTTTGCTCGGCCATTTGAATATCTGGAAAAATCTCCGACCAGTTGACTTGAGTCAGATTGCTTTTCTCCAAGATCGCCTCTGCAGAAGCATTGGCCTGGACAATTTCGCCACTGTCCGTAAATGACATCATGCCTGACGGGATATTATTCACCAAAACCTGATTCAGCTCTTGAGCGGAACGCAGACTGAGACCGGTCTTTTTAAGCTCTTTGCCGACTGTCTGCAATTGTTCACTGAGGTATCCCGAAAGCCCCGCGACCGAGAAGAATGCAATATTATTCAGAACCAACAGAAAGAAGAAATTTAAAGCCTTCATCTCTGGAGAGAACAATGCCGCCAGAGTGAAGAAGATGCTTGTGAACAGAGCCAGAGTCAAAGCCCCGACACCACGACAAGCAATACCCGCCAGAAGAATGTTTACCAGATGCAAAAACAGAAACAACGACTGATTCACACCAAAATAGAAAATCAAAAGAGATATAAAGAAGGCATCGAGAACAAAACCCAGGAAAAGCACTCGGGGCTTTTCAATGGTCTGCTCCCAGCTCGCAAGCCAATAGATATGCAATCCCAGGGCAACAGTCAGGATTCCATAAAATGGACCCAACACTCCCCAGTTAACAAAGCTCCCCTGCACCAGCGCAGAAATGACACTGACCCCGAGGATCAGAATGAAAAGGCTGACTCTGACAAATTCAACTGTCAGCCCTTTATTTTTGCTGTTCTGAAGTGCAAAGCTAAGACGCATGTTACTGGATTGTTCCTGCCATGTTGAAGATTGGAAGATACATCGCCACCACGAGAACTGCGATAATACCACCGAGAACAACCATCAAGAGAGGCTCCAATAAAGAAGTCATCGCCTTGACTGCTGTTTCCACTTCGTCCTCATAAAAGTCAGCAATTTTACCAAGCATGATATCCAATGTACCGGACTGCTCACCGATAGAGATCATTTGCACGACCATCTCAGGGAAGGCTTTTTCACGCCCCAATGGAGCCGCGAAAGAACGCCCTGAAGTCACAGACTCTTTACAACGAAGCAAAGCCTGCTCAATGACGATATTCCCTGATGTCTTTGCGGCAATATCGATCGCTTCAATAAGGCCCACGCCTGAAGACAACAACGTGCCCAAAGTGCGCGTCAAACGGGCAATCGCAGATTTCTGAATAACTTCCCCAAAAACTGGCGCTTTGAAAAGAATGCGATCGAAGGTGTCTCGTCCCTCATCGGTCTTCACGTATTGCATAATCGCCATAGGTGCACCAATGATGACTCCCAAATAAACATACCAATGGGCCGTCAGTGAATGTGAAAGATCGACAACCAGTTGGGTTAACATCGGAGGCTTCTGACCTGAAGAGGCGAAGAACTCCATAAATTTAGGAATAATGAAAATCAAAATACCGGCAATTACGAAAATTGCCACAATGATGATAACGATCGGATAAACCAACGCTCCTTTAACTTGCCCCTTGAGCTTCTCTGATTTCTCCATATAAACCGCAAGACGCTGAAGGATCCCATCCAGGATACCGGCTTCCTCACCTGCTTGAATCATAT
This region includes:
- a CDS encoding two-component system sensor histidine kinase NtrB; its protein translation is MRLSFALQNSKNKGLTVEFVRVSLFILILGVSVISALVQGSFVNWGVLGPFYGILTVALGLHIYWLASWEQTIEKPRVLFLGFVLDAFFISLLIFYFGVNQSLFLFLHLVNILLAGIACRGVGALTLALFTSIFFTLAALFSPEMKALNFFFLLVLNNIAFFSVAGLSGYLSEQLQTVGKELKKTGLSLRSAQELNQVLVNNIPSGMMSFTDSGEIVQANASAEAILEKSNLTQVNWSEIFPDIQMAEQTLYKGDVRYSLDPQQAAKILGMTISKVYSPELQAHLSIALFDDLTKVRQLEFAARQNEKLAAVGGLAAGIAHEIRNPLAGISGSIEMLTQTVNNDDDRKLMKIILREIDRLNNLITEFLDYSRPEVPPTDPVDLAPLLNEVLDAIKTDAKLRADIEQIREFDSNLVILGRRDKLKQVFLNIVLNSYQAMNEAKKPQLTVSASVEDKNLKVRIRDTGSGMSEATRKKMFEPFHTTKPKGTGLGLAVTHKILEGHGAQVFVESEQGVGTEFILTFPKAN
- a CDS encoding type II secretion system F family protein; protein product: MAKFQYQAKNASGQMVQGEIEANSQQEAIIRLRAQQLLPVRVGLGARPGVGKSTSLFAPSVKGKDLQIFTRQFATLINAGIPVVDSLKILSEGLRPGLLKEASAQVKTSIEGGRRLADSMAQVPGVFDKLYCNMIQAGEEAGILDGILQRLAVYMEKSEKLKGQVKGALVYPIVIIIVAIFVIAGILIFIIPKFMEFFASSGQKPPMLTQLVVDLSHSLTAHWYVYLGVIIGAPMAIMQYVKTDEGRDTFDRILFKAPVFGEVIQKSAIARLTRTLGTLLSSGVGLIEAIDIAAKTSGNIVIEQALLRCKESVTSGRSFAAPLGREKAFPEMVVQMISIGEQSGTLDIMLGKIADFYEDEVETAVKAMTSLLEPLLMVVLGGIIAVLVVAMYLPIFNMAGTIQ